The Sorangiineae bacterium MSr11367 genome window below encodes:
- the rsmI gene encoding 16S rRNA (cytidine(1402)-2'-O)-methyltransferase codes for MAEAGRLYVVATPIGNLEDITPRALRLLGACARIAAEDTRRTRQLLTHFGISPRALESLHAHSSPREIARLVDALQSGEDVAFVTDAGTPLVSDPGDSLVRAAIEAGITVVPVPGASAVLAALMASGLVGGAFRFLGFLPRDGSTRRDAIARACDTPETVVLFEAANRTNATLSDLADATPDRTACVARELTKLHEEFLRGTLRELVALKHAWIGEVALVLGPHEVSAREGAIDDAALDEKIDLALAQGEHSRAIAERLAAWSGRPKRQVYGRVIARKQRLEG; via the coding sequence ATGGCGGAGGCGGGACGGCTTTACGTCGTAGCCACGCCCATCGGAAATCTCGAGGACATCACGCCGCGCGCCCTGCGACTGCTCGGCGCGTGTGCCCGCATTGCCGCCGAGGACACCCGGCGCACGCGGCAGCTGTTGACCCACTTCGGGATTTCGCCGCGGGCGCTGGAGTCGCTGCACGCCCACTCGAGCCCGCGCGAAATTGCGCGGCTGGTGGACGCGCTGCAATCGGGTGAGGACGTTGCGTTCGTGACCGATGCAGGTACGCCGCTGGTGAGCGATCCGGGCGATTCGTTGGTCCGCGCGGCCATCGAAGCCGGCATCACCGTGGTGCCGGTGCCGGGCGCGAGCGCGGTGCTGGCGGCGCTGATGGCGAGCGGCCTCGTGGGCGGGGCCTTTCGCTTTTTGGGCTTTCTGCCGCGCGACGGCTCCACGCGGCGCGACGCCATCGCGCGCGCGTGCGACACACCGGAGACGGTGGTGCTCTTCGAGGCGGCGAACCGCACGAATGCGACCTTGTCCGATCTGGCCGATGCCACGCCGGATCGCACGGCGTGCGTGGCGCGCGAACTCACCAAGCTGCACGAGGAGTTTCTACGCGGCACCTTGCGCGAGCTGGTCGCGCTGAAGCATGCGTGGATCGGCGAGGTCGCCCTCGTGCTGGGCCCGCACGAGGTCTCCGCGCGCGAAGGCGCCATCGACGATGCGGCGCTCGACGAGAAGATCGATCTCGCGCTGGCCCAAGGCGAACACTCGCGGGCCATTGCGGAGCGATTGGCCGCGTGGAGCGGGCGGCCGAAGCGACAAGTTTATGGCCGCGTGATCGCCCGCAAGCAGCGGCTCGAAGGCTGA
- a CDS encoding PLP-dependent aminotransferase family protein, with product MDPRREDPIYRQIFDQVVERIQTHAFPPGYKLPPTRVLARTLSTHRNTVARAYADLEAAGFVSSTVGRGTFVEQQAHPPAESHVGRARTLEGSMLPWTSLLSRASRIESLNRAERMARYVEGRDVINLSRMQPSLDLLPDDLMQRCIERVMNDMGARAMNYAPPDGVRRLREQIAHDLSLRGVPATLDDILVTTGSQQALDLIARALVNPGEAVLVDSNTYSGAVDLFSVAGARLIGVPNDGQGPDLLALERFARSDVKALYLMPNGHNPTGMTISAERRHKLVRWSHATGIALIEDDFGAGLSLDGQPLPPSLRALDGDVIHLSTFSKRLIPALRIGFVVCPRPIRNVLRSLKRVTDLGTSALLQHALAEFMERGYLRAHMNRVLPEYQTRRNALEAALRKALPPEVRWNTPYHGVVLWLRLPRSVDPERVTEEAFRHGVQVTPSSLYSVEAEAEPALRVTFCAEPPERLAEGARRLGKAFKAVMAQMPRSVDGHAADAVVEVV from the coding sequence GTGGACCCTCGACGAGAGGATCCCATCTACCGCCAGATCTTCGACCAGGTCGTGGAGCGCATTCAGACGCATGCCTTCCCGCCGGGTTACAAGCTGCCGCCGACCCGTGTGTTGGCGCGCACCTTGAGCACGCACCGCAATACGGTGGCCAGGGCCTATGCCGATCTGGAGGCCGCCGGTTTCGTCTCGTCCACCGTGGGACGCGGCACCTTCGTCGAGCAGCAGGCGCATCCCCCCGCGGAGTCACACGTCGGGCGCGCGCGCACGCTCGAGGGTTCGATGCTGCCGTGGACGTCCCTTCTCTCGCGCGCCTCGCGCATCGAGAGCTTGAACCGCGCCGAGCGCATGGCGCGCTACGTCGAGGGGCGCGACGTGATCAACCTGTCGCGCATGCAGCCGTCGCTCGATCTGCTGCCGGACGACCTGATGCAGCGATGCATCGAGCGCGTGATGAACGACATGGGCGCGCGGGCGATGAACTACGCGCCGCCCGACGGCGTGCGACGCCTTCGCGAGCAAATTGCGCATGATCTGAGCCTGCGCGGCGTGCCCGCGACCTTGGACGACATTCTGGTGACCACCGGGAGCCAGCAGGCGCTCGACTTGATTGCGCGCGCGCTGGTCAACCCGGGCGAGGCCGTGTTGGTCGATAGCAACACGTACTCGGGCGCCGTCGATCTTTTCTCCGTCGCGGGTGCGCGCCTCATCGGCGTGCCCAACGATGGCCAAGGGCCCGATCTTCTCGCGCTGGAGCGCTTTGCACGCTCCGACGTGAAGGCGCTTTACCTGATGCCCAATGGGCACAACCCCACGGGGATGACCATCTCCGCGGAGCGCCGCCACAAGTTGGTGCGCTGGTCGCACGCCACGGGCATCGCGCTCATCGAGGACGACTTTGGCGCGGGCCTGAGCCTCGATGGGCAGCCGCTCCCTCCGTCCCTGCGCGCGCTCGATGGAGACGTGATTCACCTGTCCACGTTCAGCAAGCGCCTCATTCCGGCGCTGCGCATTGGCTTCGTGGTCTGTCCGCGGCCGATCCGCAACGTGCTTCGTTCGCTGAAGCGGGTGACGGACCTGGGCACGTCGGCGCTCCTCCAGCACGCGCTCGCGGAGTTCATGGAGCGCGGGTACCTGCGCGCGCACATGAACCGTGTGCTGCCCGAGTACCAAACACGGCGCAACGCGCTCGAGGCCGCGCTGCGCAAGGCGCTGCCGCCCGAGGTTCGGTGGAACACGCCGTACCACGGGGTCGTTCTCTGGCTGCGTCTTCCCCGCTCCGTCGATCCGGAGCGGGTCACCGAGGAGGCGTTCCGCCATGGCGTGCAGGTGACGCCGAGCAGCCTCTATTCGGTGGAGGCCGAGGCCGAGCCGGCGCTGCGCGTGACCTTCTGCGCCGAGCCGCCGGAAAGGCTGGCCGAGGGCGCGCGGCGCCTCGGAAAAGCATTCAAAGCCGTCATGGCCCAGATGCCGCGTTCGGTGGATGGGCACGCCGCAGATGCGGTGGTGGAAGTCGTTTGA
- the pdxS gene encoding pyridoxal 5'-phosphate synthase lyase subunit PdxS: MKKATNTTKLGLAEMLKGGVIMDVVNAEQAKIAEDAGACAVMALERVPAQIRAEGGVARASDPAMIVSIQKAVSIPVMAKCRIGHFAEARILEALGVDFIDESEVLTVADDEFHIEKASFRVPFVCGCRDLGEALRRITEGASLLRTKGEAGTGDVVEAVKHLRKLRTQIRRVSVMEVDELVSEGKNLGAPVELLLKVKETGKLPVPNFAAGGIATPADAALCMALGAEALFVGSGIFLSDDAPKRARAIVTAATYWQDADKLAEVSTALGQPMKSVQAASLLTHERFAERGR, translated from the coding sequence ATGAAAAAGGCAACCAACACGACGAAATTGGGACTCGCCGAAATGCTCAAGGGCGGCGTCATCATGGACGTGGTCAACGCCGAACAGGCGAAGATCGCCGAAGACGCCGGGGCCTGCGCGGTGATGGCTCTCGAGCGTGTGCCGGCGCAGATCCGCGCGGAAGGCGGCGTGGCCCGCGCGTCCGACCCGGCGATGATCGTGTCGATTCAAAAGGCTGTGAGCATCCCCGTGATGGCCAAATGCCGCATTGGCCATTTCGCCGAGGCGCGCATTCTGGAGGCGCTCGGCGTGGACTTCATCGACGAGAGCGAAGTCCTCACCGTGGCCGACGACGAGTTCCATATCGAGAAGGCGTCGTTCCGCGTGCCGTTCGTCTGCGGCTGCCGCGATCTGGGCGAGGCCCTTCGCCGCATCACCGAGGGCGCGTCCCTCTTGCGCACCAAAGGCGAGGCCGGAACGGGTGACGTGGTCGAGGCCGTGAAGCACCTGCGCAAGCTGCGCACGCAAATCCGCCGCGTGAGCGTCATGGAAGTGGACGAGCTGGTGAGCGAGGGCAAGAACCTGGGTGCGCCGGTCGAGCTGCTGCTCAAGGTGAAGGAAACCGGCAAGCTGCCCGTGCCGAATTTCGCAGCGGGCGGCATCGCCACCCCGGCCGACGCGGCACTGTGCATGGCGCTCGGCGCCGAGGCGCTCTTCGTCGGCAGCGGCATCTTCTTGAGCGACGACGCGCCGAAGCGAGCACGCGCCATCGTCACCGCGGCCACCTATTGGCAAGACGCCGACAAACTGGCCGAGGTGAGCACCGCCCTCGGCCAACCGATGAAATCCGTGCAGGCGGCGTCGCTGCTCACGCACGAGCGATTCGCCGAACGAGGGCGATGA
- the pdxT gene encoding pyridoxal 5'-phosphate synthase glutaminase subunit PdxT: protein MRIGILALQGAFDKHAEMARSLGHETTLVRRKDDFEGIDGLVLPGGESTVQLKLIDRFDLEWSLMRFAVAGHPILATCAGLILAARTVTQPEQRSLGFVDVRVARNAWGRQIDSFEAMSDEGHPLVFIRAPRILDVGENVDVLGRFRGEPVLIRQGNVTCATFHPELTNDPYVYRLAFRKSQAHAIAQSKNESHAPHA, encoded by the coding sequence ATGCGAATTGGCATATTGGCTTTGCAGGGGGCATTCGACAAACACGCGGAGATGGCCCGGAGCCTCGGGCACGAGACCACCTTGGTGCGCCGCAAGGACGACTTCGAGGGCATCGATGGCCTCGTGCTTCCCGGCGGCGAGAGCACCGTGCAATTGAAGCTCATCGACCGGTTCGATCTGGAGTGGTCGCTGATGCGGTTCGCGGTGGCGGGGCATCCCATTCTCGCCACCTGTGCGGGGCTCATTCTGGCGGCGCGCACGGTGACCCAGCCCGAGCAACGCAGCCTCGGGTTCGTCGACGTGCGGGTGGCGCGCAATGCGTGGGGACGGCAGATCGATAGCTTCGAGGCGATGTCGGACGAAGGGCACCCGTTGGTGTTCATCCGCGCGCCGCGCATCCTCGATGTGGGGGAGAACGTCGATGTCTTGGGCCGCTTCCGCGGTGAGCCCGTGCTCATTCGCCAGGGCAACGTCACGTGCGCCACGTTTCACCCCGAGCTGACGAACGATCCGTACGTCTACCGACTCGCCTTCCGAAAGAGCCAAGCCCATGCCATCGCGCAGTCCAAGAATGAGTCTCACGCCCCTCACGCTTGA
- a CDS encoding GNAT family N-acetyltransferase has product MSLTPLTLEGRFVRLEPLAASHGGEFEQIQDQIDEPVSKFNMSFEHGDVGRWFRDIVNAPIEQALTFAVRRLSDGQIVGSTRYHAIDLPNQSLEVGGTWYVRSARGTFVNPECKRLLLNHAFEDLNLNRVQLKCDSRNAHSRNAMLKMGAKEEGTLRRHSIYPSGYVRDAIFFSVIREEWPDVKRGLTERLARFG; this is encoded by the coding sequence ATGAGTCTCACGCCCCTCACGCTTGAGGGGCGCTTCGTCCGGCTCGAACCACTCGCCGCCTCGCACGGCGGCGAGTTCGAGCAGATTCAGGATCAGATCGACGAGCCCGTGTCGAAGTTCAATATGAGCTTTGAACACGGCGACGTCGGCCGCTGGTTCCGCGACATCGTGAATGCGCCCATCGAGCAGGCCCTCACCTTCGCGGTTCGCCGCCTGAGCGATGGCCAAATCGTGGGCAGCACCCGCTACCACGCGATCGATCTACCGAACCAATCGCTCGAGGTGGGCGGAACTTGGTACGTCCGCTCGGCGCGTGGCACGTTCGTGAATCCCGAGTGCAAACGATTGCTGTTGAATCACGCCTTCGAAGATTTGAATTTGAATCGCGTGCAGCTCAAATGCGACTCGCGCAATGCGCACTCCCGCAATGCCATGTTGAAAATGGGCGCAAAGGAAGAGGGCACGTTACGGCGCCACTCGATTTACCCGAGCGGGTACGTGCGCGATGCGATCTTCTTCAGCGTCATCCGCGAAGAATGGCCCGACGTGAAGCGCGGATTGACCGAACGCCTCGCGCGCTTCGGTTGA
- a CDS encoding NrdH-redoxin: MKPSVPFFRLVLLLAPLLLVMGLAVTGCKKRGGDVSADKAAASETVPFTVSDASEGLLLTWIDEHGDFHVEQRAADVPLVGRDAVRVVDPSRDEGTHPERIYVADLRTAQPDGNYLVKPMTKAQFDDMAVARRKGKSALLEPKAPSEQGAQPGQPPGPVAPSGGGEPSDPNARPAVIIYGAEWCGPCHQAAAYLRKKGIPFVEKNIEADRDAAREMHAKLAKAGLHDGSIPVLDVRGKMMVGFNPRAVDEALGAAM, translated from the coding sequence GTGAAACCGTCGGTACCGTTTTTCCGGCTCGTTCTTCTCTTGGCCCCCCTTCTTTTGGTCATGGGCCTCGCCGTCACGGGCTGCAAGAAACGCGGCGGCGACGTTTCGGCCGACAAGGCCGCCGCCTCGGAAACCGTGCCCTTCACGGTTTCCGACGCCAGCGAGGGGCTGCTCCTCACCTGGATCGACGAACACGGCGACTTCCACGTCGAACAGCGCGCGGCCGACGTGCCGCTCGTGGGACGCGACGCCGTGCGCGTGGTCGACCCTTCGCGCGACGAGGGCACCCATCCCGAGCGCATCTACGTCGCGGATCTGCGCACCGCCCAGCCCGACGGCAATTACTTGGTCAAGCCGATGACCAAGGCGCAATTCGACGATATGGCCGTCGCCCGCCGCAAAGGCAAGAGCGCACTCTTGGAGCCGAAAGCGCCCTCCGAACAAGGCGCGCAGCCGGGCCAGCCCCCGGGGCCCGTCGCCCCGAGCGGCGGGGGAGAGCCTTCGGATCCCAACGCCCGCCCCGCGGTCATCATCTACGGCGCCGAATGGTGCGGCCCGTGCCACCAAGCCGCCGCCTACCTCCGCAAAAAGGGCATCCCCTTCGTCGAGAAGAACATCGAGGCCGATCGCGACGCCGCTCGCGAAATGCACGCCAAACTCGCCAAGGCTGGCCTGCACGACGGCTCCATCCCGGTCCTCGACGTCCGCGGCAAAATGATGGTCGGCTTCAATCCCCGCGCCGTCGACGAGGCCCTCGGCGCCGCGATGTAG
- a CDS encoding ATP-binding cassette domain-containing protein, translated as MTVLQVADVRFGYAGDFLFENVTFSLALGERASLVAPNGAGKSTLLRLIAREIEPDRGSVVIRKETSFGYYRQSHELPPAGDVLEAFLSAFQDIVELRHELTEAQHGAASGDARALEHLAHVSDRYHVARGDELEREVAILAHKLGFSDADLARPVASLSGGERGRLQLGIVLAQKPDLLLIDEPTNHLDLDTITWLEDYLIRYRGAVLVVSHDRAFLDRTCPRTLELGSRGLRDYPLKYTDYAVAREEDLARERALLERQQSMIDKTEDFIRKNIAGQKTKQAQSRRKMLDKLDRLERPEDVWQVADRIAFRFAPANRSGDIVLDAKSLAAERGGRPLFSGVDLLLRRGERIGIVGPNGSGKSTLLKLLAARGASDDRGTVKRGTNLQEGYFDQHLGEVDPSRTAVEEVRRVRGDFTVEAARQYLARFRFWGDHPLRTVSGFSGGERSRLALAKLLLEPRNLLFLDEPTNHLDIPAAEILEEALVSFEGTVILVSHDRRFLETVATRIVSVRDGQVEIYQGGFYDYSSHVAQMAAEQAAAEEAAKRPEKKAEKKPEPQPTKETKADAGGRQSFEAQRKEARDRERRKRRLEELEKGIAAAEKSLTEMRAQLREDPGGDWAKLAERAKAEQALSKKVDQMMTEWASLSEEAS; from the coding sequence ATGACCGTGCTTCAAGTCGCTGACGTCCGCTTCGGATACGCCGGCGATTTCCTCTTCGAGAACGTCACCTTCAGCCTGGCCCTCGGCGAGCGGGCATCGCTGGTAGCGCCAAATGGCGCGGGAAAATCCACGTTGCTGCGCCTCATCGCGCGCGAAATCGAGCCCGACCGTGGCTCCGTGGTCATCCGCAAGGAAACCAGCTTCGGCTACTACCGCCAATCGCACGAGCTCCCTCCGGCCGGCGACGTCTTGGAGGCCTTTCTCTCGGCCTTCCAGGACATCGTCGAACTCCGGCACGAGCTCACGGAGGCGCAGCATGGCGCCGCCTCGGGCGATGCGCGGGCCCTCGAGCACCTCGCCCACGTGAGCGATCGCTACCACGTCGCCCGTGGCGACGAGCTCGAGCGTGAGGTCGCCATTCTGGCGCACAAGCTCGGCTTCTCCGACGCGGACCTCGCACGCCCCGTGGCGTCGCTCTCCGGCGGCGAGCGAGGTCGCCTGCAGCTGGGCATCGTGCTCGCGCAAAAGCCGGATCTGCTGCTCATCGACGAGCCCACGAACCACCTCGACCTGGACACGATCACCTGGCTCGAGGACTACCTGATTCGCTACCGCGGCGCCGTTCTCGTCGTCTCCCACGATCGCGCCTTTCTCGACCGCACCTGTCCGCGCACCTTGGAGCTCGGCTCGCGCGGTCTTCGCGACTACCCGCTCAAGTACACCGACTACGCGGTGGCCCGCGAAGAGGATCTCGCCCGCGAACGCGCGCTCTTGGAGCGCCAGCAGTCGATGATCGACAAGACGGAAGACTTCATCCGCAAGAACATCGCGGGCCAGAAGACCAAGCAGGCGCAGAGCCGCCGCAAAATGCTCGATAAGCTCGACCGGCTCGAGCGCCCCGAGGACGTGTGGCAAGTCGCCGACCGCATTGCATTCCGCTTCGCGCCGGCCAACCGCAGTGGCGACATCGTGCTCGATGCCAAGAGCCTCGCGGCCGAACGCGGCGGACGTCCTTTGTTCTCGGGCGTCGACCTGCTCCTGCGCCGCGGAGAGCGCATCGGCATCGTGGGCCCCAACGGCTCCGGCAAGAGCACGCTGTTGAAGCTTCTCGCCGCGCGCGGCGCATCGGACGATCGCGGCACGGTGAAGCGAGGCACCAACCTGCAGGAGGGCTACTTCGACCAGCACCTGGGCGAGGTCGATCCTTCGCGCACCGCGGTGGAAGAAGTGCGCCGCGTGCGGGGCGACTTCACGGTGGAGGCGGCGCGCCAATACCTCGCGCGCTTTCGCTTCTGGGGCGATCATCCCTTGCGCACCGTCTCCGGTTTCTCCGGCGGCGAGCGCTCGCGTCTGGCGCTGGCCAAGCTGCTGCTCGAGCCGCGCAACCTGCTCTTCTTGGACGAGCCGACGAACCACTTGGACATTCCAGCGGCGGAAATCCTGGAGGAGGCGTTGGTCTCGTTCGAGGGCACGGTCATCCTGGTGTCGCACGACCGTCGTTTTCTCGAGACGGTGGCCACGCGCATCGTGTCCGTGCGCGATGGGCAGGTGGAGATCTACCAGGGCGGGTTCTACGACTATTCGAGCCACGTCGCGCAGATGGCGGCCGAGCAGGCCGCGGCCGAGGAAGCCGCGAAAAGGCCTGAAAAGAAGGCCGAGAAGAAACCCGAACCGCAGCCCACCAAGGAAACGAAGGCCGACGCTGGCGGGCGGCAGTCGTTCGAGGCCCAGCGCAAGGAGGCGCGCGACCGCGAGCGCAGAAAGCGACGCCTCGAGGAGCTGGAAAAGGGCATCGCCGCGGCCGAAAAGAGCCTGACCGAGATGCGCGCCCAGCTCCGCGAAGACCCCGGCGGCGATTGGGCAAAGCTGGCCGAACGGGCCAAGGCGGAGCAAGCTCTGAGCAAGAAGGTGGACCAGATGATGACGGAGTGGGCCAGTCTGTCGGAGGAAGCGTCGTGA
- a CDS encoding FliI/YscN family ATPase, whose protein sequence is MPVDLDAIKAKLAATPTLRPKGRVLGVTGLALRFTLPGARVGDVVEVRRRGTPLPCEIVGFAEGEVIAMPLGALTGVGPDDEVEATGVVSGVRAHASLLGRVVDGLGRPLDGGSDLPGDEWVPVDRDPPPALERRRVDKPIATGVRVIDGLLTLGEGQRVGLFAGSGVGKSSLLGAVARGAWADVVVMGLVGERGREVGEFLDHALGDEGRARSVVVVATSDVSALERLRSAQVATAYAEYFRDQGARVMLLIDSVTRFARAQREIGLAAGEPPARRGYPPSVFAALPRLLERAGQAAHGSITAIYTILVEGSDMDEPIADEVRGILDGHVVLDRSIAARGHYPAVDVTASLSRVMDGIVTAEHRNAARRLRAMVATYEAKRDLVTLGAYAKGSDRELDEALLHMPRIEQFLRQDSKERVPFDDTVARLSRVVFGS, encoded by the coding sequence GTGCCTGTCGATCTCGACGCCATCAAAGCCAAGCTGGCGGCGACGCCGACGCTGCGTCCGAAGGGGCGTGTGCTCGGCGTGACCGGGCTGGCGTTGCGCTTCACGTTGCCGGGCGCGCGCGTGGGCGATGTCGTCGAAGTGCGCAGGCGCGGCACGCCGCTTCCGTGCGAGATCGTCGGCTTCGCGGAGGGCGAGGTCATCGCCATGCCACTCGGCGCGCTCACCGGTGTCGGCCCGGACGACGAAGTGGAGGCCACCGGCGTCGTCTCCGGCGTGCGCGCCCACGCATCCCTGCTCGGCCGCGTCGTCGACGGCCTCGGTCGCCCACTCGATGGCGGCAGCGACCTTCCCGGCGACGAATGGGTCCCCGTCGATCGCGATCCTCCGCCCGCGCTCGAACGGCGCCGCGTGGACAAGCCCATTGCGACGGGTGTGCGCGTGATCGATGGCCTGCTCACCTTGGGGGAAGGCCAGCGCGTGGGCCTGTTCGCGGGATCGGGCGTGGGCAAGAGCTCGCTGCTCGGAGCCGTCGCGCGCGGCGCCTGGGCCGACGTCGTGGTGATGGGCCTCGTCGGCGAACGCGGTCGCGAAGTTGGCGAGTTCCTCGATCACGCGCTCGGCGATGAAGGCCGCGCGCGCAGCGTCGTCGTGGTGGCCACCAGCGACGTCTCCGCGCTCGAGCGACTGCGCTCGGCGCAAGTCGCCACCGCCTACGCGGAGTACTTCCGCGATCAAGGCGCACGCGTCATGTTGCTCATCGACTCCGTCACGCGCTTCGCGCGCGCCCAACGCGAGATCGGCCTTGCCGCGGGCGAACCGCCCGCCCGCCGCGGTTATCCTCCCAGCGTCTTCGCCGCGCTCCCGCGCCTGCTCGAGCGCGCGGGCCAAGCGGCCCACGGATCCATCACGGCGATCTACACGATCCTCGTCGAGGGCAGCGACATGGACGAGCCCATCGCCGACGAAGTGCGCGGCATCCTCGACGGGCATGTCGTGCTCGACCGCTCGATTGCCGCGCGCGGTCACTACCCCGCGGTCGACGTCACGGCCTCGTTGTCGCGTGTCATGGACGGCATCGTCACCGCCGAGCACCGCAATGCCGCGCGCCGCTTGCGTGCGATGGTTGCCACCTACGAGGCGAAGCGCGATCTCGTGACGTTGGGCGCCTACGCCAAGGGAAGCGATCGCGAGCTCGACGAGGCGCTCCTGCACATGCCGCGCATCGAGCAATTCCTGCGGCAAGACTCCAAAGAACGCGTGCCCTTCGACGACACCGTCGCACGTCTGTCGCGTGTGGTTTTCGGATCCTGA
- the dnaJ gene encoding molecular chaperone DnaJ codes for MSKRCYYEVLGCSKDASAEELRRAYKKEALKHHPDRNQGNPNAEQTFKEVNEAYQVLSDEQKRRIYDQFGFAGLEGQASGGPGDMGDVFSHMQDLFAEMFSGGPFGFGGNRAPRRGGDLRVQQRLSLRDAAFGCKREVVVHAPSRCDDCSGSGAAAGSKPEACSGCRGTGQVSTARGFVMFTAPCARCQGRGQVIRNVCKSCKGEGVIAKPRKVTVNFPAGIDSGQRLRVQGQGMPGPGNVPPGDLYVEVDVEEDSRFERDGTDLVTRVSVGFVDAALGAEVRVPSIGPETENGEEPTLTVSIPAGTQSGAVFTLKGQGIPRLDGRGRGCLIVVVQVQVPTALTSRARELLTMLDEELRLGAEDAEGVSRRRVAAK; via the coding sequence ATGTCGAAGCGGTGCTATTACGAAGTTCTGGGTTGTTCGAAGGATGCATCTGCCGAAGAACTGCGTCGCGCCTACAAGAAGGAGGCGTTGAAGCATCATCCGGATCGCAACCAGGGTAACCCCAACGCCGAGCAAACCTTCAAGGAGGTGAACGAGGCGTACCAGGTGCTGTCCGACGAGCAGAAGCGACGCATCTACGACCAGTTCGGTTTCGCAGGCCTCGAAGGGCAGGCGAGCGGTGGTCCTGGGGACATGGGCGACGTCTTCTCGCACATGCAGGATCTCTTCGCGGAGATGTTCTCGGGCGGTCCATTCGGCTTTGGTGGCAACCGCGCCCCACGCCGTGGTGGAGATCTGCGCGTCCAACAGCGTCTCTCGCTCCGTGATGCGGCCTTTGGCTGCAAGCGTGAGGTCGTGGTTCACGCCCCCTCGCGCTGCGACGATTGCAGCGGCAGCGGGGCGGCCGCGGGGTCCAAGCCGGAAGCCTGCAGCGGATGCCGCGGCACGGGCCAAGTGTCCACCGCGCGCGGTTTCGTGATGTTCACCGCACCGTGCGCCCGTTGCCAAGGCCGCGGTCAGGTCATTCGCAACGTCTGCAAGTCGTGCAAGGGCGAGGGCGTCATCGCCAAGCCGCGCAAGGTGACGGTCAATTTCCCCGCCGGCATCGACTCGGGCCAGCGCCTTCGCGTGCAAGGGCAGGGCATGCCCGGTCCGGGCAACGTCCCCCCGGGAGATCTCTACGTCGAAGTCGACGTGGAGGAAGATTCGCGCTTCGAGCGCGACGGGACCGACTTGGTGACCCGCGTCAGCGTCGGCTTCGTCGACGCGGCGCTCGGTGCAGAGGTGCGCGTTCCCTCCATCGGCCCCGAGACGGAAAATGGGGAAGAGCCCACCCTCACGGTGAGCATCCCGGCGGGTACGCAATCGGGCGCGGTCTTCACGTTGAAAGGGCAGGGCATCCCCCGGCTCGACGGCCGCGGTCGCGGGTGCCTCATCGTCGTGGTCCAAGTGCAGGTGCCCACGGCGCTCACATCCCGCGCACGTGAGCTCCTGACGATGCTCGACGAAGAGCTTCGTCTGGGCGCCGAAGACGCGGAAGGGGTTTCCCGCCGTCGCGTCGCTGCCAAATAG